In the genome of Triticum urartu cultivar G1812 chromosome 5, Tu2.1, whole genome shotgun sequence, one region contains:
- the LOC125511517 gene encoding uncharacterized protein LOC125511517 isoform X1 — translation MEDVARRHVPAGGGADLISALPEDLLLQVLVRLRCACAAARTGLLSRRWRGLWTRLPDLVFRDLALGPLLPALASLQLQAAMERLCMIHYRFFLQGSTSYPDAEFSLEQEIETHLVTDFSVLELHFTTMELDHRVRSVRHVFGAFACIYLGCIRFVLLHESLRSSYRDQRVKARQPKFCARMILILVFTGSRCSSSGQKWCALVFPWPC, via the exons ATGGAGGATGTCGCACGCCGCCATGTTCCTGCCGGCGGAGGAGCCGACCTCATCAGCGCCCTGCCGGAGGATCTGCTCCTCCAGGTCCTCGTCCGCCTCCGCTGCGCCTGCGCCGCCGCGCGCACAGGGCTCCTCTCCCGCCGGTGGCGCGGCCTCTGGACCCGCCTCCCCGACCTCGTCTTCCGCGACCTAGCGCTCGGCCCGCTCCTACCCGCGCTCGCCTCGCTCCAACTCCAAGCCGCCATGGAGCGACTATGCATGATACACTACCGTTTCTTTTTGCAGGGTTCGACTAGTTATCCTGATGCAGAGTTCAGCTTGGAGCAGGAGATAGAGACGCATCTGGTTACCGACTTCTCTGTTTTGGAGCTACATTTCACGACAATGGAGCTTGATCATCGTGTCAGATCAGTGAGGCATGTTTTTGGAGCATTTGCGTGCATCTACTTGGGATGCATCCGATTCGTTCTGCTACACGAAAGCTTAAGATCATCTTACAGAGATCAGAG GGTCAAAGCGCGACAGCCAAAGTTCTGCGCTCGCATGATTCTCATCCTTGTGTTTACGGGTTCACGGTGCTCATCGTCAGGCCAGAAGTGGTGTGCTCTTGTCTTTCCTTGGCCTTGTTGA
- the LOC125511516 gene encoding uncharacterized protein LOC125511516 has translation MGHDSGLKRQSHSRLRPVPELPQAPCRPHGENDRRYSQLKCSDGGDSGELRLGVGGHIPNFHCKSLPTRSRLTNAEEIAVAKRGSMYQSSSEITRIRRLQEEGRRKIDSAPSGDEFLSFDIVDDGEASSRPSTSGSGAQYLFSHRSRRSEAAKSSVETRRVNRASTKDFLDLSFRELPDEDFKLGRPRMDCTLLKSDDAADGFLEITIEEEESTARAPCRNAAPHLLDGEFARGAEADRQLNSGVSPGESNHHGEKQRVPASNIPDKSVPAKRESAPDGTSPSECVNRSTENIAKSARSSPFKKMLSPIMKSKSVRSSPTLVDKEDPNSAAVPASGKTCVSRKSLLSDLSRTERSQGSPNCQPNGESRHMTEASLSPAHLRAVLKIDSRNGIPFYDFCVEDPEESISARSWESGSELSRIYTFHSGGKRGSTAGRSSKDERRCLPPTVGQMHASSYLCSEVGKDGVLNNSVNTEFVLYDIAHARRSFAAEEKTQSTEPSQPKSCVDKSVSDEYPQKINLIDHQHDARNNPEVSTSRPWSEEDLYPHLEIAATVIQIPFNKDKKCSSAGSIKVVTPSGLHGLPDDNEVSPSSLLDRWRYGGGCDCGGWDMACPLLVLENAAYDDNWVDSVTKESKHPMELLVQGSKEEIPALSMKADGKGQLLVDFHARLSALQAFSVCISLLHCSEASTAVVIEKGKHKLYSSSLKMLLEGEVMQLIEAVTAEEKKKLKTTKREKAPPSVVFDPRRPPFSPLGRV, from the exons ATGGGGCACGACTCCGGCCTGAAGCGCCAGTCCCATTCCAGGCTCAGGCCAGTTCCTGAGCTCCCGCAAGCACCTTGCCGTCCTCACGGAGAAAATGACAGAAGATACAGCCAGCTGAAATGCTCGGACGGCGGCGACTCAGGGGAGCTCCGCCTGGGAGTGGGCGGCCACATACCCAATTTCCACTGCAAGAGCCTGCCCACCAGAAGCCGGCTGACCAATGCGGAGGAAATCGCCGTCGCCAAGCGCGGCTCCATGTACCAGAGCTCCAGCGAGATCACCAGGATAAGGAGGCTCCAGGAGGAGGGCAGGAGGAAGATCGACTCCGCGCCCAGCGGggacgagttcctctccttcgaCATCgtcgacgacggcgaggcctcctCCCGGCCGAGCACCAGCGGGAGCGGGGCGCAGTACCTCTTCTCCCACCGCAGCCGGCGGTCGGAGGCCGCCAAGTCCTCCGTGGAGACCCGGAGGGTGAACCGGGCGTCCACCAAGGACTTTCTCGACTTGTCCTTTCGTGAGCTGCCCGATGAAGATTTTAAGCTTGGCCGGCCGCGGATGGACTGCACCCTGCTGAAGAGCGATGATGCCGCTGATGGTTTCTTGGAGATAACCATTGAGGAAGAGGAGTCCACAGCAAGAGCCCCCTGCAGAAATGCCGCTCCCCATTTGCTGGATGGAGAGTTTGCTAGAGGTGCAGAAGCAGATCGTCAGCTCAACTCCGGTGTATCTCCTGGTGAAAGTAACCACCATGGTGAGAAGCAGAGGGTTCCAGCAAGTAATATTCCTGATAAGTCTGTGCCAGCAAAGAGGGAGAGCGCCCCTGATGGCACCAGTCCATCAGAATGTGTCAATCGCAGCACGGAGAACATCGCTAAATCTGCTCGATCAAGTCCTTTCAAGAAGATGCTGAGCCCGATCATGAAGTCCAAGTCTGTTAGAAGCAGCCCAACTCTTGTTGACAAGGAAGACCCCAACTCTGCTGCTGTGCCGGCAAGCGGCAAAACCTGCGTATCCCGCAAATCGTTGCTCAGTGATCTCTCAAGGACTGAGCGGAGCCAAGGATCGCCCAATTGCCAGCCAAACGGAGAAAGTCGGCATATGACGGAGGCTTCTTTGTCACCTGCTCATCTTCGAGCAGTTCTTAAAATTGATTCCAGAAATGGTATTCCCTTTTATGACTTCTGTGTCGAGGACCCGGAAGAATCCATTTCTGCTAGGTCCTGGGAGAGTGGGAGTGAACTGAGCCGGATTTACACTTTCCATAGCGGTGGCAAACGAGGAAGCACTGCTGGGAGGTCATCCAAAGACGAACGCAGATGCTTGCCTCCAACTGTAGGCCAGATGCACGCTTCGTCCTATCTTTGCTCTGAAGTTGGAAAAGATGGTGTTCTGAATAATTCTGTCAACACCGAGTTTGTTCTGTACGATATCGCTCACGCAAGACGAAGTTTTGCTGCCGAGGAGAAGACCCAGAGTACAGAGCCCAGTCAGCCGAAATCCTGCGTTGATAAATCGGTCTCTGATGAATATCCACAGAAGATTAATCTGATTGACCATCAACATGATGCAAGGAATAATCCAGAGGTATCGACATCTCGTCCATGGTCTGAAGAGGATCTTTATCCTCATTTGGAGATTGCAGCAACAGTCATTCAGATTCCATTTAATAAGGACAAGAAGTGTTCGTCCGCTGGTTCTATCAAAGTGGTCACCCCGAGTGGGCTGCATGGATTACCAGACGACAATGAAGTCAGCCCATCATCCTTGCTAGACAGATGGAGGTATGGTGGAGGGTGTGATTGTGGCGGATGGGACATGGCCTGTCCACTCCTCGTCCTCGAGAATGCTGCTTATGATGATAACTGGGTTGATTCTGTGACGAAGGAAAGCAAACACCCCATGGAGCTCCTTGTTCAG GGTAGCAAAGAAGAGATCCCTGCCCTTTCCATGAAAGCCGACGGGAAAGGGCAGCTGTTGGTGGATTTCCATGCGCGGCTATCAGCGTTACAGGCATTCTCAGTGTGCATCTCTCTGTTGCACTGCTCAGAGGCTTCGACGGCCGTCGTCATCGAGAAGGGCAAGCACAAGCTCTACTCCAGCTCCCTCAAGATGCTCCTTGAGGGGGAGGTGATGCAGCTGATCGAGGCTGTCAcggcagaggagaagaagaaacTGAAGACGACGAAGCGGGAGAAGGCGCCTCCGTCTGTCGTGTTCGACCCGCGGCGCCCGCCCTTCTCCCCCCTGGGAAGAGTATAG
- the LOC125511518 gene encoding uncharacterized protein LOC125511518 gives MIKKFHSLSLSVFNRIALGISMEDAARRHGGRPKLGPGGGGADLISALPEDLLLLVLVRLRCARAAARTSLLARRWRGLWTRLPDLVFRDVAADPLLPALTSLQAAAGLGPGVSLLDIRVAGDDLGRGHSHRISSLLDAAAPLSPVEFHFALPRDMLVTDVELLRFDLDLADFVLRCPRLRVLRVANDCYHSAGDITIKSESLEELQVRSRSKWTRCIDVEAPMLKQLTVAFHTINELRVSIVAPTVKKVSLECYYTIETEEISCWGLSMMTLHTGTAETEGQRLLTETGTEDDARLPLSNVYVLSLHLSGSPGWTAKPDAELEVAQKIEALLVTGFSVLELHFSTTEFHFGIPAKHAFGACVVRLLGMHRIRTATRKLRIVLLRSDVVKECPVNCRCDKPKNWRRKNISLINLEEVEIKGFEGEDHDFDFLKVIFRCAPMLKRMSMWMCDEVSTSNDRCLKSHDFFKAYPFVECNVYLSSGSKHHSQSCALE, from the exons ATGATTAAAAaatttcactctctctctctctctgtcttcAATCGCATCGCATTGGGGATCTCCATGGAGGATGCAGCGCGCCGCCATGGCGGCCGTCCCAAGCTAGGTCCAGGCGGCGGAGGAGCCGACCTCATCAGCGCCCTCCCGGAGGATCTGCTTCTCCTGGTCCTCGTCCGCCTCCGCTGCGCCCGCGCCGCCGCGCGCACCAGCCTCCTCGCCCGCCGGTGGCGCGGCCTCTGGACCCGCCTCCCCGATCTCGTCTTCCGCGACGTCGCGGCCGACCCGCTCCTACCGGCGCTCACCTCGCTCCAAGCTGCGGCCGGCCTCGGCCCCGGGGTGTCCCTCCTCGACATTCGCGTCGCCGGGGATGATCTGGGCCGGGGGCATTCGCACCGGATATCCTCGCTGCTTGATGCCGCTGCGCCGCTCTCGCCGGTGGAGTTCCACTTCGCCCTGCCGCGAGACATGCTCGTCACCGACGTAGAGCTGCTTCGCTTCGACCTCGACCTCGCCGACTTTGTCCTCCGCTGCCCACGCCTGCGGGTGCTCAGGGTGGCCAACGATTGCTACCACTCCGCCGGCGACATCACCATCAAATCGGAGTCGTTGGAGGAGCTGCAAGTGCGGAGTCGGTCCAAATGGACAAGATGTATCGACGTCGAGGCccccatgctgaagcaattgacgGTGGCCTTCCACACCATCAATGAGCTCAGGGTGTCCATAGTGGCACCAACTGTGAAGAAGGTCTCGTTGGAGTGCTACTATACCATCGAGACTGAGGAGATTTCTTGTTGGGGACTCTCCATGATGACCTTGCATACTGGCACTGCAGAGACCGAGGGACAGCGGTTGCTCACCGAGACCGGCACCGAAGACGACGCCCGTTTGCCGTTGTCTAACGTTTATGTCCTGTCCCTGCATTTGTCGGGTTCACCT GGTTGGACTGCTAAACCTGACGCAGAGCTCGAAGTTGCGCAAAAGATAGAGGCACTTCTTGTAACCGGCTTCTCTGTCTTGGAGCTGCATTTCTCGACAACTGAGTTTCATTTTGGTATACCAGCCAAGCATGCTTTTGGAGCATGTGTGGTGCGTCTACTTGGGATGCATCGGATTCGTACGGCTACACGAAAGCTTAGGATCGTCTTACTTAGATCAGAC GTGGTAAAAGAATGCCCAGTAAATTGTCGCTGTGATAAGCCCAAGAACTGGAGAAGAAAAAATATCTCGTTGATCAATCTTGAAGAAGTGGAAATCAAAGGCTTCGAAGGGGAGGATCATGATTTCGATTTCCTGAAAGTGATATTCAGATGCGCACCAATGCTTAAAAGAATGTCCATGTGGATGTGTGATGAGGTCAGCACAAGTAACGATCGGTGTTTGAAATCACACGACTTCTTCAAGGCGTATCCATTTGTGGAATGCAACGTTTATCTTAGTTCCG GGTCAAAGCACCACAGccaaagttgtgcattggaatgA
- the LOC125511517 gene encoding uncharacterized protein LOC125511517 isoform X2 — MEDVARRHVPAGGGADLISALPEDLLLQVLVRLRCACAAARTGLLSRRWRGLWTRLPDLVFRDLALGPLLPALASLQLQAAMERLCMIHYRFFLQGSTSYPDAEFSLEQEIETHLVTDFSVLELHFTTMELDHRVRSVRHVFGAFACIYLGCIRFVLLHESLRSSYRDQSSKKNAR; from the exons ATGGAGGATGTCGCACGCCGCCATGTTCCTGCCGGCGGAGGAGCCGACCTCATCAGCGCCCTGCCGGAGGATCTGCTCCTCCAGGTCCTCGTCCGCCTCCGCTGCGCCTGCGCCGCCGCGCGCACAGGGCTCCTCTCCCGCCGGTGGCGCGGCCTCTGGACCCGCCTCCCCGACCTCGTCTTCCGCGACCTAGCGCTCGGCCCGCTCCTACCCGCGCTCGCCTCGCTCCAACTCCAAGCCGCCATGGAGCGACTATGCATGATACACTACCGTTTCTTTTTGCAGGGTTCGACTAGTTATCCTGATGCAGAGTTCAGCTTGGAGCAGGAGATAGAGACGCATCTGGTTACCGACTTCTCTGTTTTGGAGCTACATTTCACGACAATGGAGCTTGATCATCGTGTCAGATCAGTGAGGCATGTTTTTGGAGCATTTGCGTGCATCTACTTGGGATGCATCCGATTCGTTCTGCTACACGAAAGCTTAAGATCATCTTACAGAGATCAGAG TTCAAAGAAGAATGCCCGGTAA